One Halobaculum roseum DNA segment encodes these proteins:
- a CDS encoding KpsF/GutQ family sugar-phosphate isomerase, with protein sequence MKRLKMASKEQQAGDDEIRDAISKAIFEQSKSIKTLNNKGTIEQICRVALEIDDTDGRIAFSGIGKSGDVGKKIVDTFNSIGVTSHFVHPVEALHGDIGALSSGDVMILISNSGNTEEMVELLKFSEYFGPTTVSITSNPDSELAQQSEFHINTKVSNEGAVVDLVPMASATVTMVIGDCLANALMTMQDFDKTQYGHFHPSGTIGKRLLLNVSDLLYKDIPRTKPSDTLGKAIVHMSEGEKGIAVIRDDQDLVQGILTDGDIRRLVESGTDFNGVTAEEVMTTDPVAVSRDDSAIKALETIEKHDITQALVTTDEGRFEGVIHLHDIMDEGLSN encoded by the coding sequence ATGAAACGGTTAAAAATGGCAAGTAAGGAGCAACAAGCAGGGGACGATGAGATTAGAGATGCTATCTCCAAGGCCATTTTCGAGCAATCTAAATCTATCAAGACCCTCAACAATAAGGGAACAATTGAGCAGATCTGCCGTGTTGCCCTTGAAATAGACGATACCGATGGTCGAATCGCTTTCTCAGGAATCGGTAAGTCCGGCGATGTCGGCAAGAAGATCGTTGACACATTCAACAGTATCGGAGTGACTTCACATTTCGTCCATCCTGTTGAGGCACTTCACGGGGATATTGGAGCGCTATCCTCGGGGGATGTGATGATACTTATCTCGAACAGCGGCAATACCGAAGAAATGGTGGAATTATTAAAGTTTTCCGAGTATTTCGGGCCAACGACAGTTTCCATCACGTCTAATCCGGATTCTGAACTTGCACAACAATCAGAGTTCCATATCAATACAAAAGTGAGTAACGAAGGAGCCGTAGTTGACCTTGTTCCGATGGCAAGTGCCACAGTCACGATGGTTATTGGGGATTGTCTCGCAAATGCGCTGATGACGATGCAAGACTTCGACAAAACCCAGTATGGGCACTTCCATCCTAGCGGTACGATTGGCAAGCGGCTTTTATTAAATGTGAGTGACCTACTTTATAAAGATATTCCACGAACAAAGCCATCTGACACGCTAGGTAAAGCCATCGTTCACATGAGTGAGGGTGAGAAGGGGATCGCGGTCATTCGTGATGACCAAGATCTCGTCCAGGGAATTTTAACAGATGGAGATATACGACGTCTTGTTGAGTCTGGAACTGATTTTAACGGTGTGACCGCAGAGGAAGTCATGACCACTGACCCAGTTGCTGTATCACGTGATGATTCCGCTATCAAAGCCTTAGAAACTATCGAGAAACATGACATTACACAGGCTCTCGTTACAACCGACGAAGGGAGATTTGAGGGAGTAATACATTTACATGATATAATGGACGAAGGGCTATCTAACTAG
- the kdsA gene encoding 3-deoxy-8-phosphooctulonate synthase: MKISDNFIASNEGSFFLIAGPCVIESEEQVMETAHKLSKITDRHEIDLIFKSSFDKANRSSISSYRGPGMERGLEILQQVKDEYDLPVITDFHVPEQAARVAEVVDVLQVPAFLSRQTDMLTAAGKTGLPIHVKKGQFLSADGMDNVINKIESTGNEQIMLCERGEMFGYNNLVVDMRNLDIMKELDKPVVFDTTHSVQRPGARGDSSGGDRRFAPTLARAALSAGVAGIFAEVHPNPPSAKCDAATQLPLNEFESLVNQWKAIDETVKNGK; encoded by the coding sequence ATGAAAATCAGTGATAATTTCATAGCCTCGAATGAGGGTTCGTTCTTCCTAATCGCAGGGCCATGTGTAATCGAATCAGAAGAACAGGTAATGGAAACAGCGCATAAACTGAGCAAAATCACGGACCGTCACGAAATTGACTTGATATTCAAGAGCTCGTTTGATAAAGCAAACCGGTCATCAATCAGTTCCTACCGCGGCCCTGGAATGGAACGAGGGCTGGAAATCCTTCAGCAGGTTAAAGATGAGTACGATCTTCCGGTAATAACAGATTTTCACGTTCCTGAACAAGCTGCACGGGTCGCAGAAGTGGTTGACGTTCTCCAAGTGCCTGCGTTCCTCTCACGACAAACCGATATGCTTACTGCTGCCGGAAAAACAGGTCTGCCGATCCATGTAAAAAAAGGGCAGTTCCTCTCAGCGGACGGAATGGATAATGTCATCAACAAAATAGAATCCACAGGGAATGAACAGATCATGCTCTGTGAACGCGGTGAGATGTTCGGATACAACAATCTCGTCGTGGATATGCGGAATCTAGACATCATGAAAGAACTCGACAAGCCGGTCGTTTTTGATACGACACATTCGGTACAACGTCCGGGCGCACGCGGTGACTCCAGCGGCGGCGACCGTCGGTTTGCACCGACATTGGCTCGAGCAGCACTCAGTGCGGGAGTAGCAGGTATTTTCGCGGAGGTACATCCGAATCCACCGTCAGCGAAATGTGACGCCGCTACTCAGCTTCCCCTCAATGAATTTGAATCGCTTGTCAATCAGTGGAAAGCGATTGATGAAACGGTTAAAAATGGCAAGTAA
- a CDS encoding ribbon-helix-helix protein, CopG family codes for MAVDLTERVQEIAKARDVSESEVLEQALERGVETLWQDLVLSRYLNDEIPREEAVELAGVDRVKRAEREAEAVEEDVRWGLNA; via the coding sequence ATGGCCGTCGACCTCACAGAACGCGTACAGGAGATCGCGAAGGCACGTGATGTCTCCGAGTCGGAGGTGCTTGAGCAAGCCCTCGAGCGGGGCGTCGAAACCCTGTGGCAAGACCTCGTTCTCTCTCGATATCTGAACGATGAGATCCCGCGCGAAGAAGCGGTCGAACTCGCCGGAGTAGACCGCGTCAAACGCGCAGAGCGCGAGGCCGAAGCCGTCGAAGAGGATGTGCGGTGGGGCTTGAACGCGTGA
- a CDS encoding helix-turn-helix domain-containing protein produces MRYEWLDESIDELAERYDAGQSLREIADEFGVSTPTIHNRLKDHDVSMRNGGPEYVRLEHRTDELVAQYVDHDRSAQAIADDYNTSRAAIRYHLEQAGVDYTPPASKTADLDFNPYQVSLIQGELLGDGCLHRRTDEGCFFQLSTTTESHAVRLIENLPESLFPDGQPNKFTRENHFNGEDYTMWTVTSRPQSRFEQLYEDWYEVREENNRKVVPEAFTLDRTALLHWYWGDGSCSIRDRGAPRVSFATHGFPEASVEHLRSELDRLGYDNYAVEQTHVEDGSGLFIRLRDYDARSFLEDFRRFSSLPEYDHKFPVPIREDESV; encoded by the coding sequence ATGCGCTACGAGTGGCTCGATGAAAGCATAGACGAGCTCGCCGAGCGCTACGATGCTGGCCAGTCACTCCGAGAGATCGCAGACGAGTTCGGCGTCTCGACACCGACGATCCACAACCGGTTGAAGGACCACGACGTGTCGATGCGAAACGGCGGTCCGGAGTACGTCCGCTTGGAACACAGAACCGACGAACTCGTCGCCCAATACGTCGACCACGACCGCTCCGCCCAAGCGATCGCCGACGACTACAACACCTCTCGTGCGGCGATCCGGTATCACCTCGAACAGGCGGGTGTCGACTACACGCCACCCGCTTCGAAGACGGCGGACCTCGATTTCAACCCGTATCAGGTCTCGCTCATTCAGGGCGAACTCCTCGGTGATGGGTGCCTCCACCGTCGAACGGACGAGGGGTGCTTCTTCCAGCTCTCGACGACAACGGAGTCACATGCGGTGCGACTTATCGAGAACCTTCCCGAGAGCCTCTTTCCGGACGGCCAGCCAAACAAGTTCACCCGGGAGAATCACTTCAACGGGGAGGACTACACGATGTGGACGGTCACGTCACGTCCTCAGTCGCGCTTCGAGCAGCTGTACGAGGATTGGTACGAAGTTCGGGAGGAGAACAACCGGAAGGTCGTCCCGGAGGCGTTCACTCTCGACAGGACCGCGCTCCTCCATTGGTATTGGGGCGACGGGAGTTGTTCGATTCGTGACCGCGGAGCACCCCGAGTCAGTTTCGCAACACACGGGTTCCCGGAGGCCTCCGTCGAACACCTCCGATCCGAACTGGATCGCCTGGGCTACGACAACTACGCCGTGGAACAGACGCACGTCGAGGACGGCTCCGGCCTGTTCATTCGCCTCCGAGACTACGACGCGCGCTCATTTCTGGAGGACTTCCGCCGGTTCAGTTCGCTCCCCGAGTACGACCACAAGTTCCCGGTTCCGATACGGGAGGACGAGTCCGTGTAG
- a CDS encoding NAD-dependent epimerase/dehydratase family protein: MSWDGERVLVTGGASFIGSHLVEDLVAEGANVRVADDFSSGETGNIEAVEDEIEILRGNLKHWDFADEATEDIDTVFHLAADHGGRGYISQYPANCATNMALDNIVYEAAAKNGVDRISFASSACTYPTDIQQERQRLSEDMVSFEERGGAYADEVYGWAKLMGERSLQAYNEQYDIDTSAVRIFTAYGPRENETHAIVAFMAKAYAGQDPFQIWGDGEQTRNFTYVKDITRALRLAAENITDGTPVNAGISRYVTMNEAVEIIFDYLDWEPDEINYMTDKPVGVRHRAADTTRAEELLGWEPVYTVEEGIKNTLDWYVENRDKEYVRENLETLLHER, encoded by the coding sequence ATGAGCTGGGACGGTGAACGCGTTCTCGTTACAGGCGGTGCCTCATTCATTGGATCGCACTTAGTTGAAGATCTCGTCGCGGAAGGGGCGAACGTCCGTGTCGCGGATGACTTTTCTAGTGGAGAAACTGGAAACATCGAAGCTGTCGAGGACGAGATCGAAATCCTTCGTGGAAATCTAAAACACTGGGACTTCGCGGACGAGGCGACCGAAGACATAGATACGGTCTTCCATCTCGCAGCCGACCACGGCGGGCGGGGATACATCTCTCAGTACCCCGCGAACTGCGCCACGAACATGGCGCTGGACAACATCGTCTACGAGGCCGCCGCGAAGAACGGAGTCGACCGAATCAGTTTCGCCTCCAGCGCCTGTACGTATCCGACTGACATCCAGCAGGAGCGCCAGCGCCTCAGCGAGGACATGGTGAGCTTCGAGGAACGTGGAGGCGCCTACGCTGACGAGGTGTACGGCTGGGCGAAGCTCATGGGTGAACGCTCGCTCCAGGCGTACAACGAACAGTATGACATCGATACCAGCGCCGTTCGGATCTTCACGGCGTACGGCCCGCGTGAAAACGAAACCCACGCGATCGTCGCGTTCATGGCGAAAGCCTACGCCGGACAGGATCCTTTCCAGATCTGGGGTGACGGCGAGCAGACGCGGAACTTCACCTACGTGAAGGACATCACGCGCGCACTTCGCCTCGCCGCCGAGAATATCACTGACGGCACCCCGGTCAACGCCGGTATCAGTCGGTACGTGACGATGAACGAGGCCGTCGAGATCATCTTCGACTATCTCGACTGGGAGCCGGACGAGATCAACTACATGACGGACAAGCCGGTCGGGGTTCGCCATCGTGCGGCCGACACCACCCGTGCTGAGGAACTCCTCGGGTGGGAACCCGTGTACACCGTCGAGGAAGGGATCAAGAACACACTCGATTGGTACGTCGAGAATCGCGACAAGGAGTACGTTCGGGAGAACCTCGAAACACTCCTCCACGAGCGCTAA
- a CDS encoding NAD-dependent epimerase/dehydratase family protein — translation MLDWEDQTVLVTGGAGFIGCFLTEKLLGRDANVVIADNFSRGDFNKISHLEDEIEIRPVDLTTHKGCVEATEGVDQVFHLAASVGGIHYIQRENVHGLTPSVLMNQHMLEAARINHIESFMFASSACVYRQQHDGLNRFSEEQAIPANPHSTYGWAKILGEVACDAYHTDTSVDTGAVRIFNCYGPRESLNPDSSHVIPSLCRKAIEAEDGDSIELFGDGSQERGFIYVTDLAEGMIRAMEEKTDGEPINLGNGDEVVSINELAETIVDISGKDLEIEHDLSKPTGTDKYAIDDTKMKNELNWEPSISLKEGLENVYEWAESELEGAKQKAVANGGNQ, via the coding sequence ATGTTAGATTGGGAAGACCAAACTGTCCTAGTGACGGGCGGAGCCGGGTTTATCGGTTGCTTTCTTACGGAGAAGCTTCTCGGCCGCGACGCTAATGTAGTCATAGCGGATAACTTCTCACGTGGCGACTTCAACAAAATATCTCATCTCGAAGACGAAATCGAGATTCGTCCCGTCGATTTGACGACACACAAAGGCTGTGTCGAAGCTACCGAAGGGGTTGATCAAGTTTTCCATCTTGCCGCTTCAGTAGGTGGAATCCACTATATTCAGCGAGAGAATGTCCATGGTCTTACTCCATCGGTGCTCATGAACCAGCACATGCTGGAAGCCGCGAGGATTAACCATATTGAGAGCTTTATGTTCGCCTCCTCTGCTTGTGTCTACCGGCAACAACATGACGGTCTGAATCGGTTTTCTGAGGAGCAAGCTATTCCAGCCAATCCTCACAGTACATACGGTTGGGCGAAGATTCTCGGTGAGGTCGCTTGTGATGCATATCACACAGACACAAGTGTCGATACTGGCGCTGTCCGTATCTTCAACTGTTACGGTCCACGCGAGAGCCTTAACCCTGACAGTAGCCATGTTATTCCCTCTCTGTGTCGTAAGGCTATCGAGGCCGAAGACGGGGATAGCATCGAGCTCTTCGGTGACGGCAGTCAAGAACGCGGGTTCATCTACGTTACCGACTTGGCTGAAGGCATGATTAGAGCGATGGAAGAGAAAACCGATGGCGAACCCATTAATCTCGGAAATGGCGACGAAGTCGTCTCTATCAATGAACTCGCAGAAACAATTGTTGATATCAGTGGTAAGGACCTCGAAATCGAACACGACCTCTCGAAGCCTACAGGGACAGACAAATATGCTATCGACGATACGAAAATGAAAAACGAACTCAATTGGGAACCAAGTATATCGCTCAAAGAAGGGCTCGAAAATGTATATGAGTGGGCAGAGTCTGAGCTCGAAGGAGCTAAGCAGAAAGCAGTCGCAAACGGAGGAAACCAATGA
- a CDS encoding MarR family transcriptional regulator yields the protein MVNEGFKPDNRQEAILDILKDGREEGRPWGYANPKRMEEQLDIRRQYINRSLRGLVDAGWVEKVNRGLYRFVTDPREE from the coding sequence ATGGTCAACGAGGGGTTCAAGCCCGATAACCGCCAGGAGGCGATTCTCGATATTCTCAAAGACGGACGAGAAGAGGGACGTCCATGGGGCTATGCGAACCCGAAACGGATGGAGGAGCAATTAGACATTCGCCGACAATACATCAACCGATCGTTGCGGGGACTCGTTGATGCGGGATGGGTTGAGAAGGTGAATCGGGGACTGTACCGGTTCGTCACCGATCCCCGGGAAGAGTGA
- a CDS encoding NUDIX hydrolase: protein MDEQAPQYCPDCGDTLTSRVIEDRPRAYCTSCEKPVYRNPKPCAGVLVVDDGSVLLVKRTQPPGIGTWSVPAGFLEYDEPPATGAVRELEEETGVSASAEDLELFDTAFVTAGQRENVVVIIYRVDRSVTDGHPEPGSDAGAARFWEMNAFETQDEDIEPGYEEIIRRARTL from the coding sequence ATGGACGAACAGGCGCCGCAGTACTGCCCCGACTGTGGCGATACGTTGACTTCACGAGTGATCGAGGACCGTCCCCGAGCGTACTGCACCTCGTGTGAGAAACCAGTCTACCGGAATCCTAAGCCCTGCGCTGGCGTCCTAGTTGTGGACGACGGAAGCGTATTGCTCGTGAAGCGAACCCAGCCCCCAGGTATTGGAACGTGGAGCGTTCCGGCGGGATTTCTCGAATACGATGAACCTCCCGCAACCGGAGCTGTCCGTGAACTCGAAGAGGAAACGGGAGTGAGTGCTTCCGCTGAGGATCTCGAATTATTCGATACCGCGTTCGTGACTGCGGGACAGCGAGAGAACGTAGTAGTCATTATCTATCGAGTTGATCGAAGTGTGACGGACGGCCACCCAGAGCCGGGATCGGATGCAGGTGCTGCACGCTTCTGGGAGATGAACGCCTTCGAAACGCAAGACGAGGATATCGAACCGGGCTACGAGGAGATCATTCGGCGGGCTCGAACGCTCTGA
- a CDS encoding glycosyltransferase family 4 protein: protein MADANKEYVLVTEYFHPDTASTGQLMTDLAVGLRERGLDMTVLTGQPNYHSGENEKQPRVSTHGGVRVKRIRAPQVRQSSIPRRLFNWGIFTVWMFVVMLLSRTEKEREVIFVSNPPFLPVAMWLVCRIRGWDYTYIVYDLYPDQPVELDYIPEGSIPHRIWDFFNRRSFLAANHIVALGPVMKNRISRNAGPKFDESKVEIIHNWEDEDFIRPKEKAENWFSEEHGLVDQFTILYSGNIGDFHDLETLVEAAAEFENENVGVLIIGEGDNKSNIVSLAEELGIRGETVEFLPYQPWDDLPYSLTSADVSVVTVKEGFEGICVSSKLYTAMAAGDPVLTIAQPDDDESRIVDQFDAGIHVSQGDVEGIVEAIERWRSKPELVEEQGANAREAFEENFTADESIDHYYRMLAE from the coding sequence ATGGCTGACGCAAACAAAGAATACGTACTCGTCACGGAGTATTTCCACCCGGACACGGCCTCGACCGGCCAGCTCATGACTGACCTCGCTGTCGGACTCCGAGAGCGGGGTCTGGATATGACCGTCCTCACCGGCCAGCCGAACTATCACAGCGGCGAGAACGAGAAGCAACCTCGCGTGTCCACGCATGGAGGGGTCCGGGTGAAGCGCATTCGGGCACCCCAGGTTCGACAGTCCTCGATTCCACGGCGTCTGTTCAACTGGGGGATCTTCACCGTCTGGATGTTCGTTGTGATGCTCCTGAGCCGGACCGAGAAGGAGCGCGAGGTGATCTTCGTCTCCAACCCTCCCTTCCTCCCTGTTGCGATGTGGCTCGTCTGTCGGATTCGTGGGTGGGACTACACCTATATCGTCTATGACCTCTACCCCGACCAGCCAGTCGAACTCGACTACATTCCCGAAGGGAGTATTCCTCACCGGATCTGGGATTTCTTCAATCGCCGTTCCTTCCTCGCGGCGAACCACATCGTCGCGCTCGGCCCGGTGATGAAGAATCGCATCAGCCGGAACGCCGGCCCGAAGTTCGACGAGAGCAAGGTCGAAATCATCCACAACTGGGAGGACGAGGACTTCATTCGACCCAAAGAGAAAGCGGAGAACTGGTTCAGCGAGGAACATGGCCTCGTCGACCAATTTACGATCCTCTACTCGGGGAACATCGGGGACTTCCACGACCTCGAAACCCTGGTTGAAGCTGCGGCGGAGTTCGAGAACGAGAACGTGGGCGTTCTCATCATCGGGGAGGGAGATAACAAGTCAAACATCGTCTCGCTGGCCGAAGAACTCGGCATCAGAGGAGAGACGGTCGAGTTTCTCCCATACCAGCCGTGGGACGACCTCCCCTACAGCCTCACATCAGCGGACGTCTCCGTCGTTACGGTCAAGGAAGGGTTCGAGGGCATCTGTGTCTCCAGCAAACTCTACACCGCGATGGCCGCAGGCGACCCCGTGCTTACCATCGCTCAACCGGACGACGACGAGTCTCGAATCGTCGATCAGTTCGACGCCGGGATCCATGTGTCACAGGGGGACGTGGAAGGGATCGTTGAAGCCATCGAGCGTTGGCGATCGAAGCCGGAACTCGTCGAGGAACAAGGCGCCAATGCCCGGGAAGCGTTCGAAGAGAACTTCACCGCCGACGAGTCGATCGACCACTACTATCGGATGCTGGCGGAGTAA
- a CDS encoding sulfatase-like hydrolase/transferase — translation MNSVVFLSVDCLRADHLGCYNYERPTSPNIDDFANSATIYKHGYANCPGTRWAFQSLHTGVYTHQIDGLGIPDRYTPLAALFSNAEYATGGFAVNAFVSREYNYNRGFDTFYSVSEATGTKPIIKRIGKKISDKVDNERLDECVLKPVNNILRNQSTGDSNEYKPSHTDKDSVDQALHFIEQQQTADNEFFCWVHFMDAHTPYGYWPKHLEAIRGNSSIEHTIQPGEEGKIAVGENPPKDVIDTYDACIRSVDEQIGRVLSAIDENTTVILTGDHGEEFGQYNDFHSASLYSSMTQVPIIVRTPSIPTGIVETPVQHLDLPPTMLTAAGISVPDHFEGVSLQTINRTSTDPIFFSLGKNQIAVRKGIYKYIEENGSTELYRVPHSGQETDSVLNENKEIAEKLQKLIEDHRQRQSIGEGKLELSKGQDDLSDEIEKNLEDLGYL, via the coding sequence ATGAACTCCGTTGTGTTTTTAAGTGTAGACTGTCTTCGTGCTGACCATCTCGGCTGCTATAATTACGAGAGGCCGACTTCACCAAACATAGATGATTTCGCTAACTCCGCGACTATCTACAAGCATGGGTATGCAAACTGTCCAGGAACTCGATGGGCTTTCCAATCCCTCCACACGGGTGTTTATACGCATCAAATTGATGGACTAGGAATCCCGGATAGGTATACACCGTTAGCAGCCCTTTTTTCGAACGCAGAATACGCAACTGGCGGATTCGCGGTGAACGCTTTCGTGAGCCGGGAGTACAATTACAATAGGGGATTCGATACTTTCTACAGTGTTTCAGAAGCCACAGGCACGAAGCCGATCATCAAGCGTATCGGTAAGAAAATTAGTGATAAAGTAGACAACGAGCGGTTGGATGAGTGTGTTCTTAAACCGGTCAATAATATTCTCCGAAACCAGTCAACAGGAGATTCAAACGAATATAAACCGAGTCATACGGATAAAGATTCGGTTGATCAGGCACTTCATTTTATCGAACAACAACAAACTGCCGACAATGAGTTCTTCTGTTGGGTCCATTTTATGGACGCCCATACCCCGTACGGCTACTGGCCAAAACATCTCGAAGCAATCCGGGGAAATAGCTCTATTGAGCACACAATTCAACCCGGCGAGGAAGGCAAAATTGCCGTCGGCGAAAATCCCCCAAAAGACGTAATCGATACCTACGATGCCTGTATCAGGAGTGTTGATGAACAAATTGGACGGGTCCTATCTGCAATCGACGAAAACACGACAGTGATACTGACCGGTGACCACGGCGAGGAGTTCGGTCAATACAACGACTTCCACAGTGCCTCGCTATACAGCAGCATGACGCAAGTGCCAATCATCGTCCGCACCCCGTCAATTCCAACCGGTATCGTTGAGACCCCCGTCCAGCATTTAGATTTACCACCGACAATGTTAACAGCAGCGGGGATTTCAGTTCCAGATCACTTCGAAGGCGTGTCCCTCCAGACAATCAACCGTACCTCTACTGACCCGATTTTCTTCTCGTTGGGCAAAAATCAAATCGCCGTCCGGAAAGGGATCTATAAGTATATCGAGGAAAACGGCTCAACGGAACTCTATCGCGTTCCCCACTCGGGACAAGAAACCGACTCCGTACTCAACGAGAATAAGGAAATCGCCGAAAAATTACAGAAGCTTATTGAGGACCACCGACAGAGGCAGAGTATCGGCGAAGGCAAATTAGAATTGTCTAAGGGGCAAGATGATCTCTCCGACGAGATTGAAAAGAACCTTGAAGACCTAGGCTACCTATGA
- a CDS encoding winged helix-turn-helix domain-containing protein, with protein MADEFPSAEDVPEEPVSPEDISPFDGDGAAFDDINEFARAEWKESTTADERLRAVIKRTVTPKTANEIADIAAVSESKARTALKALAEEGVASARHTDSGTVYQRDPDRHLIEQIHQLATAGDVVEQIQDLKAEIAEYRDAYDTESPEELLVSDRELSEQELTDVSHWRTAMRDFEYLRAAYRIQQAKRRTPAADEFEGASDELRVQKW; from the coding sequence ATGGCCGACGAGTTTCCCAGCGCCGAAGACGTCCCTGAGGAACCGGTCTCTCCCGAAGATATCTCGCCGTTCGATGGGGACGGAGCAGCGTTCGACGATATCAACGAGTTCGCGAGAGCGGAGTGGAAGGAGTCAACCACGGCGGACGAGCGACTCCGAGCGGTGATCAAGCGGACGGTGACACCAAAGACGGCGAACGAGATCGCCGATATTGCAGCCGTCTCCGAGAGCAAGGCCCGAACTGCCCTCAAGGCGCTCGCGGAGGAAGGCGTCGCGAGTGCTCGACACACCGACTCCGGGACCGTCTACCAACGAGACCCCGACCGGCATCTCATCGAGCAGATTCACCAGCTTGCGACCGCCGGTGACGTCGTCGAACAGATCCAGGACCTGAAGGCCGAAATCGCCGAGTACCGGGACGCGTACGACACCGAATCCCCCGAAGAACTCCTCGTTTCCGACCGGGAACTCTCCGAACAAGAGCTGACGGACGTGTCGCACTGGCGGACAGCGATGCGGGACTTCGAGTACCTCCGTGCAGCGTACCGTATCCAACAGGCGAAGCGACGCACCCCTGCGGCGGATGAGTTCGAGGGCGCTTCCGACGAACTGCGAGTTCAGAAATGGTGA
- a CDS encoding class I SAM-dependent methyltransferase: MSKFERFIQITREEGFFEALNRGLIFGANQLPGCIWSPFIIYSLYKDGREIQDIKYLLDNSRDRHDALVGPNLLYSYSSYPGLRTRALHYYRYVLATNLLIGTEPDRVLDIAAGVSYGTHILKAKLNSDFEYIAGDISADALVYGQKYYSPESSVQADAHHLPLDGDSTDIVLSFETMEHIPNVDKYLTELNRIVRPNGELFISVPNDEDIDSKGDHDVKKYPHVHVFDYEKFRNKLNSHFPERSLTIYAQERPERVIRPGEILDLPPGFIELDGECEITEQTTLLAHVN, encoded by the coding sequence ATGAGCAAATTTGAGCGTTTTATTCAAATTACAAGAGAAGAAGGTTTTTTTGAAGCACTAAACCGGGGCTTAATATTTGGTGCTAATCAGTTGCCTGGATGCATTTGGTCACCATTCATTATTTATTCATTATATAAAGATGGTAGAGAGATTCAAGACATAAAGTATTTGTTAGATAATAGCAGGGATCGGCATGATGCCTTAGTAGGTCCGAATCTATTATATTCTTATTCATCGTATCCAGGATTACGGACTCGAGCCCTGCATTACTATAGATACGTGTTAGCTACCAACTTACTCATCGGGACAGAACCGGACAGAGTTTTAGACATTGCTGCTGGAGTAAGCTATGGAACTCATATTTTGAAAGCAAAATTAAATAGCGATTTTGAGTATATAGCAGGCGATATCTCAGCAGATGCGCTCGTCTACGGTCAAAAATATTATTCACCGGAGAGTAGCGTCCAAGCAGACGCCCATCACTTACCACTTGATGGCGATTCAACAGACATAGTCCTATCTTTTGAGACAATGGAACACATTCCAAACGTAGACAAATATTTGACAGAGTTGAATCGGATTGTTCGCCCCAATGGCGAGTTATTTATTAGCGTTCCAAATGATGAAGATATAGATTCAAAAGGAGATCACGACGTTAAAAAGTATCCGCATGTACACGTGTTTGATTATGAAAAATTTCGAAATAAACTAAACAGCCATTTTCCCGAAAGGTCCCTGACCATATATGCACAAGAGCGGCCTGAGAGAGTGATAAGGCCGGGAGAGATTCTAGATTTACCTCCTGGATTTATAGAATTAGATGGTGAATGTGAAATTACAGAGCAAACAACCCTACTAGCACACGTCAACTAG